The Granulicella sp. 5B5 nucleotide sequence CTTTACTTTATTTAACTGATGCAAACACAGTGGCGGGGAACATATAACAGCCGCGAACAGGAATAAAAGCTGCCGTGCAAGGCCCTGCCTGTTTAGCGGCTGCCCAACCTGAGGGAGTGTCCATAGCGTATGCCGGCTTCTTTCGAAATGAGTGAGTCTAGTGCAGGATCTGTTTCGAGTTCCATCTTTGCCCTCCAGGAGGGCGGCAGCGCTGCTGCGTCGGAGGGTATCGGCGGAGGCCATGTCTCTGATCGCGGCACCGGCATTGCACATGGTTCGACCCGTGGCCCCTCTGCCCTCTTCAGCTACCGCATCCTCAAGCGCGGGCTCGATCTCTTTTTGGTTCTTCTCTGCTCGCCGGTGCTTATTCCTCTGTTCATCGTCATCTCTGCCGCGGTGCGGATCAGTTCGCCGGGCCCGGTCTTCTTCTCGCACCGTCGTCTGCGCGGGCACGGCAAGTTCTTCACCATGTGGAAGTTCCGCACCATGTGCGTCAACTCGCAGGAGGTGCTGGAGGAGTATCTTGCCGCCAACCCCACAGCACGCCTGGAGTGGCATCGCACGCACAAGCTCAAGGACGATCCCCGCGTCACCCGGATCGGTGCCTTCCTGCGCCGCTCCAGTCTCGATGAGCTTCCTCAGCTCTGGAACGTCTTTCTTGGTTCCATGACGCTCGTCGGCCCCCGCCCCATCGTCGCCGCCGAAGTGGAAAAGTACGGTCCTGGCTTCATCGCCTACTGTAAGGTCAAGCCTGGTATCACCGGCCTCTGGCAGGTCTCCGGCCGCAGCAGCACCAGCTATCAGCGCCGCATTGAGCTCGACTGCGCCTACGTCGACAACTGGTCCTTTCTCGGCGACGTCGTCATCCTCTTCAAAACCCTCGGCACCGTCGTCAAGCAGCACGGCGCCTACTAGCCGCGAGGTCCAAGCCCGTGCAACGGATGCGCGATCTGCTCCGCGACTCTCTCAGTCGCAGCCTCCGTGAGCTCTCCGACGAGGACCGTCTCGCCGCCGCCTGGTCTGTTGCATGCGGCCCGGCACTAGCCGGTCACGGTGAGCTCCTGCAACTCGACCACGAACGCGTCCTGCACGTCCGCGTGGCCTCGCAGCTCTGGATGCAGCAGTTCCTGCACATGCGTTCCGCGCTCGCCAATGATCTAGCCCGCATCGCCGGTGTCTCACTTTCTTCCATCCGGTTCGATCTCCCCGCTCCGCCCCCGCGCCCTCCACGCCGGCCTGCATCGAAAGCCTGAGCACCGCGGCTCTTGCGCACACAGGTATCATCAATACAGCTCTTCCTAGCAAGAGCGGTTCAGGAGTCACGTATGTCCACTACCGCCTCCCCTGAGGCCCACGCCGGAGTCTCCCTCGACGACGTTCAACACGTCGCCGACCTAGCCAACCTCGAGCTCACTCCCGAAGAGCTCCCACGCATGGCCCACGATCTCAACGCCATCCTCGGACACATCGCCCAGCTGCAGGAGCTCGACACCACGCAGATTGAGCCGATGGCCCAGGTCGCCGAGGCCCTCGGCATCGCCCCCGCGCTTGCCGGCGAGTCTCTCCGCGCAGACGTCATCAAGCCCTGCATCGACCGCGCCGCCGTCATGTCCCAGGCCCCCGAGTCCGACGGCCGCTTCTTCAAGGTCCCTAAGGTCATCGAGCGATAACGAACGTCATCGCTTTCGCTTTTCTGGTTGTCATTCCCGCAGGGAATCTGCTTCTCGAACCCGCCACCACCGCAAGGACCATCCGCACCAATGCCCGAATCGCCGAACGCACTCAAGTCGTCTGTAAACTCCGAGCTCGCGACCCTCACCCTCGCTGCCGCACGCAATGCGGTCGCCAGCGGCACCACCACGGCTACCGCGCTCGCTGAAAGCTATTACCAGCGCATCGCCGCCGCCGATCCCGAGGTGCATAGCTACCTCGCGCTTACGCAGGACCGCGCGCTCGCGCAAGCTGCGAAGGTTGACGCTGCCGTCAAGGCTGGC carries:
- a CDS encoding sugar transferase — protein: MSESSAGSVSSSIFALQEGGSAAASEGIGGGHVSDRGTGIAHGSTRGPSALFSYRILKRGLDLFLVLLCSPVLIPLFIVISAAVRISSPGPVFFSHRRLRGHGKFFTMWKFRTMCVNSQEVLEEYLAANPTARLEWHRTHKLKDDPRVTRIGAFLRRSSLDELPQLWNVFLGSMTLVGPRPIVAAEVEKYGPGFIAYCKVKPGITGLWQVSGRSSTSYQRRIELDCAYVDNWSFLGDVVILFKTLGTVVKQHGAY
- a CDS encoding DciA family protein → MRDLLRDSLSRSLRELSDEDRLAAAWSVACGPALAGHGELLQLDHERVLHVRVASQLWMQQFLHMRSALANDLARIAGVSLSSIRFDLPAPPPRPPRRPASKA
- the gatC gene encoding Asp-tRNA(Asn)/Glu-tRNA(Gln) amidotransferase subunit GatC, with translation MSTTASPEAHAGVSLDDVQHVADLANLELTPEELPRMAHDLNAILGHIAQLQELDTTQIEPMAQVAEALGIAPALAGESLRADVIKPCIDRAAVMSQAPESDGRFFKVPKVIER